Proteins from one Desulfurellaceae bacterium genomic window:
- a CDS encoding TIGR00730 family Rossman fold protein, with product MTLSPSPLAVTVYCSSSRQLAPVYTAEAEVLGRLIAQRGHRLVYGGGNIGLMGALARAALAEGGRVTGVILKDFLDRGYAQDGHEMHVVTDMRARKQGLEELGDAYIALPGGFGTIEEVSEVLALKQLGFHAKPI from the coding sequence ATGACGCTTTCTCCCAGCCCGCTCGCCGTGACCGTGTACTGCTCTTCGAGCCGGCAGCTGGCCCCGGTGTATACCGCCGAAGCCGAAGTGTTGGGCCGGCTGATCGCCCAACGCGGTCACCGCCTGGTGTACGGCGGCGGCAATATCGGCCTGATGGGCGCGCTGGCCCGCGCCGCGCTGGCCGAGGGCGGTCGGGTCACGGGGGTCATCCTCAAGGACTTTCTCGACCGGGGCTACGCGCAAGACGGCCATGAGATGCACGTGGTCACCGATATGCGTGCCCGCAAGCAGGGCCTGGAAGAGCTGGGCGATGCCTATATTGCGCTGCCCGGCGGCTTTGGCACCATCGAGGAAGTCTCCGAGGTGCTGGCCCTGAAGCAACTCGGCTTTCATGCCAAGCCGATC